From the genome of Pelomonas sp. SE-A7, one region includes:
- the lspA gene encoding signal peptidase II → MAAKPSNSPASNSQARLIQWLMIALLVIVIDQLTKVLIVSSFQYGDSRFVTSFFNLVRAHNTGAAFSFLAHAAGWQRWFFVGLGLAATVFIVWLLRRHGHQTLFAWALSLILGGALGNVIDRLWHGYVVDFLQVHAGGWFFPAFNAADSAITLGAMLLILDELRRVRRG, encoded by the coding sequence ATGGCCGCAAAACCGAGTAATAGCCCCGCCAGCAACTCACAGGCGCGCCTGATCCAGTGGCTGATGATCGCCCTGCTGGTCATCGTCATCGACCAGCTGACCAAGGTCCTGATCGTCTCCAGCTTCCAGTACGGCGACAGCCGTTTCGTCACCAGCTTCTTCAACCTGGTCCGCGCCCACAACACCGGCGCCGCCTTCAGCTTCCTGGCCCATGCGGCCGGCTGGCAGCGCTGGTTCTTCGTCGGCCTGGGCCTCGCCGCCACGGTCTTCATCGTCTGGCTGCTGCGCCGCCATGGCCACCAGACCCTGTTCGCCTGGGCGCTCTCGCTGATATTGGGCGGCGCCCTCGGCAATGTGATCGACCGGCTCTGGCACGGCTATGTGGTGGACTTCCTCCAGGTCCACGCCGGCGGCTGGTTCTTCCCCGCCTTCAACGCCGCCGACAGCGCGATCACGCTGGGCGCCATGCTGCTGATCCTGGACGAACTGCGCCGCGTCCGCCGCGGCTGA
- a CDS encoding quinone oxidoreductase codes for MTTETVVRIHQAGGPEQLRLEQVEVGDPGPGEVRIRHVACGLNYIDIYHRSGAYPLQLPQTLGMEGAGVIEAVGEGVTHLAVGDRAAYASQPIGAYCTARVMPARSVVRLPEAISFETGAAMMLKGLTAQYLLRRTLPQGGLQAGDTILFHAAAGGVGLIACQWAKALGLQLIATAGSDEKCALALANGAAHAINYRKEKFSERVREITSGRGVKVVYDSVGADTFEGSIDCLSPFGLMVCFGNASGPVPPLNTGMLAAKGSLYLTRPTLFTHLATRESSQAMADDLFSVVQSGAVKIHVSQRYRLAEVAQAHRELEARTTTGSGVLLV; via the coding sequence ATGACGACAGAGACCGTGGTGCGCATCCACCAGGCGGGTGGCCCTGAACAACTGAGGCTGGAGCAGGTCGAGGTGGGCGATCCGGGGCCGGGCGAGGTGCGAATCCGCCATGTGGCCTGCGGCCTCAACTACATCGACATCTACCACCGCAGCGGCGCTTATCCGCTGCAGCTGCCGCAGACCCTGGGCATGGAAGGTGCCGGTGTGATCGAGGCGGTGGGCGAGGGTGTCACGCACCTGGCCGTCGGCGACCGGGCCGCCTATGCGAGCCAGCCGATAGGCGCCTACTGCACGGCCCGCGTGATGCCGGCGCGTTCGGTGGTGCGGTTGCCGGAGGCCATCTCCTTCGAGACCGGCGCGGCCATGATGCTCAAGGGCCTGACGGCTCAGTACCTGCTGCGCCGCACCTTGCCGCAAGGCGGCTTGCAGGCGGGCGACACCATCCTGTTCCATGCGGCGGCCGGTGGCGTGGGCCTGATCGCCTGCCAATGGGCCAAGGCCCTGGGCCTGCAGCTGATCGCCACGGCGGGCTCGGATGAGAAATGCGCGCTGGCCCTGGCCAATGGAGCGGCCCATGCGATCAATTATCGCAAGGAAAAATTCTCCGAGCGGGTGCGCGAGATCACCAGCGGCCGCGGCGTGAAGGTGGTCTACGACTCGGTCGGCGCCGACACCTTTGAGGGTTCCATCGATTGCCTCAGCCCCTTCGGCCTGATGGTCTGCTTCGGCAATGCCTCGGGCCCGGTGCCGCCGCTCAACACCGGCATGCTGGCGGCCAAGGGCTCGCTCTACCTGACCCGGCCCACGCTGTTCACCCACCTGGCGACGCGCGAGAGCAGCCAGGCCATGGCCGACGACCTGTTTTCGGTGGTGCAGAGCGGCGCGGTCAAGATCCACGTCTCGCAGCGATATCGGCTGGCCGAGGTGGCCCAGGCGCACCGCGAGCTGGAAGCGCGGACGACGACCGGCTCAGGCGTCCTGCTGGTCTGA
- a CDS encoding CsgG/HfaB family protein, with translation MSRLTSKNTLLIAGLLSQALVATAWAEEDSKVETCPKKLGTIAVVEPQQGWHHISSYGLGSPSALLRLMIQKSGCFDVVERGQAMANIQQERALAAGGELRQESNVGKGQMQTADFVMTPNVQVGAKTTGGIGGFLGGKLGVLGAIAGGLKFKEASTSLMIADVRSSIQVAAAEGKASKTDFSVGSWGYGGGVVGGMGGYTSTPEGKVVAASFLDNYNKIVVEIRDKDSLIKASSASSDINAAGSTKAEAPQPAGQVVHAKIANVKAYAEPSRDSKVVATLSKNDDLVATGEVKNGFIRVDASNFSGWVQRTLVGP, from the coding sequence ATGAGCCGCCTTACAAGCAAGAACACCCTCCTGATCGCCGGCCTGCTGAGCCAGGCCCTGGTGGCAACGGCCTGGGCCGAAGAGGATTCCAAGGTCGAGACCTGCCCCAAGAAGCTGGGCACGATCGCCGTGGTCGAGCCGCAGCAGGGCTGGCACCACATCTCTTCCTACGGCCTGGGTTCGCCCTCGGCGCTGTTGCGGCTGATGATCCAGAAGTCGGGCTGCTTCGACGTGGTCGAGCGCGGCCAGGCCATGGCCAACATCCAGCAGGAGCGCGCCCTGGCGGCGGGCGGCGAGCTGCGCCAGGAATCCAACGTGGGCAAGGGCCAGATGCAGACGGCCGACTTCGTGATGACGCCCAATGTGCAGGTTGGCGCCAAGACCACCGGCGGCATAGGCGGCTTCCTCGGCGGCAAGCTGGGCGTGCTGGGCGCCATCGCCGGCGGCCTCAAGTTCAAGGAAGCCTCCACGAGCCTGATGATTGCCGACGTGCGCTCCAGCATCCAGGTGGCGGCGGCCGAGGGCAAGGCCAGCAAGACCGATTTCTCGGTCGGCAGCTGGGGCTATGGCGGCGGCGTGGTTGGCGGCATGGGCGGCTACACCAGCACGCCCGAGGGCAAGGTCGTGGCGGCCAGCTTCCTGGACAACTACAACAAGATCGTGGTCGAGATCCGCGACAAGGACAGCCTGATCAAGGCCAGCAGCGCCTCCAGCGACATCAATGCCGCCGGCTCCACCAAGGCCGAGGCGCCGCAGCCGGCAGGCCAGGTCGTGCACGCCAAGATCGCCAATGTGAAGGCCTATGCCGAGCCTTCGCGCGACTCCAAGGTCGTGGCCACGCTGAGCAAGAACGACGACCTGGTGGCCACAGGCGAGGTCAAGAACGGCTTTATCCGCGTGGATGCATCCAACTTCAGCGGCTGGGTGCAGCGCACCCTGGTCGGACCCTGA
- a CDS encoding ATP-binding protein: protein MLDFSSLTHYDWLDTPMWVFDPKAERNLWANAAALSFWQLESAEMFLSRSFQAITEQVRERLAVTAADHAQGKIVREQWTLYPKGQAMTVMLASRGILTPDRRQVMLLAAQSLPHGTDKSMLRGVEALQYTTARIAMFSLRDGQALFLNPAAALAFGVQAEPGALGFADVFASPDLASLVRRHVQSGQSFQAELELNTVEGIRWHSIDARPMRDPVSGDPVLQFNARDINDFRLAQQALTVARETAVAASQAKSSFLANMSHEIRTPMNGVLGLTELVLQGELDERQRKFVQMAHDSAKSLMGLINDLLDVAKIEAGKVAIEQQPFALHDCLRDTTQPLQLQAHEKGLRLAARIQPGVPPYLIGDSLRLRQVLMNLVGNAVKFTERGEVRIEVSRLDDDRPATGNEPVHLSFSVTDTGLGMSREQIGRIFDPFSQGDTSIARRFGGTGLGLTIVQRLVGLMGGRVHVESQPGTGSCFSFEITVLRDAGPAPALPVQAAASAAADPSSDQQDA from the coding sequence ATGCTTGATTTCTCCAGCCTGACGCACTACGACTGGCTCGACACCCCGATGTGGGTGTTCGACCCCAAGGCCGAGCGCAATCTCTGGGCCAATGCGGCGGCGCTGAGCTTCTGGCAGCTGGAAAGCGCCGAGATGTTCCTCTCGCGCAGCTTCCAGGCGATCACCGAGCAGGTGCGCGAACGGCTGGCCGTGACGGCCGCCGACCATGCCCAGGGCAAGATCGTGCGCGAGCAGTGGACGCTCTATCCCAAGGGCCAGGCCATGACGGTGATGCTGGCCTCGCGCGGCATCCTCACGCCGGACCGCCGCCAGGTCATGCTGCTGGCCGCGCAAAGCCTGCCGCACGGCACGGACAAGAGCATGCTGCGCGGCGTCGAAGCCCTGCAGTACACGACAGCCCGCATCGCCATGTTCAGCCTGCGCGACGGCCAGGCCCTGTTCCTCAACCCGGCGGCGGCCCTGGCCTTCGGCGTGCAGGCCGAGCCCGGTGCGCTCGGCTTTGCCGATGTGTTCGCCAGCCCCGACCTGGCCTCGCTGGTGCGCCGCCATGTGCAGTCCGGACAGAGCTTCCAGGCCGAGCTGGAGCTGAACACCGTCGAGGGCATACGTTGGCACAGCATCGATGCGCGGCCCATGCGCGACCCGGTCAGCGGCGACCCGGTGCTGCAGTTCAACGCCCGCGACATCAACGACTTCCGCCTCGCCCAGCAGGCGCTGACCGTGGCGCGCGAGACCGCCGTGGCGGCGAGCCAGGCCAAGAGCAGCTTCCTGGCCAATATGAGCCACGAGATCCGCACGCCCATGAACGGTGTGCTGGGCCTGACCGAGCTGGTACTGCAGGGCGAGCTGGACGAGCGCCAGCGCAAGTTCGTGCAGATGGCCCACGACTCGGCCAAGTCGCTGATGGGCCTGATCAACGACCTGCTGGACGTGGCCAAGATCGAGGCCGGCAAGGTCGCCATCGAGCAGCAGCCCTTTGCTCTGCACGACTGCCTGAGAGACACCACCCAGCCCTTGCAATTGCAGGCCCATGAGAAGGGCCTGCGGCTCGCCGCGCGCATACAGCCCGGTGTGCCGCCCTACCTGATAGGCGACTCGCTGCGCCTGCGTCAGGTGCTGATGAACCTGGTGGGCAACGCGGTCAAGTTCACCGAGCGCGGCGAGGTGCGGATCGAGGTCAGCCGACTGGACGACGACAGGCCGGCGACCGGCAACGAGCCGGTGCACCTGAGCTTCTCGGTGACCGATACCGGCCTGGGCATGTCGCGCGAGCAGATAGGCCGCATCTTCGACCCGTTCAGCCAGGGCGACACCAGCATCGCCCGCCGCTTCGGCGGTACCGGCCTCGGCCTCACCATCGTGCAGCGACTGGTCGGCCTGATGGGCGGCCGGGTCCATGTGGAGAGTCAGCCCGGCACCGGCAGCTGCTTCAGCTTCGAGATCACGGTGTTGCGTGACGCCGGCCCGGCGCCGGCGCTGCCGGTCCAGGCCGCTGCGTCGGCCGCGGCCGATCCGTCGTCAGACCAGCAGGACGCCTGA
- a CDS encoding DUF2189 domain-containing protein, whose translation MADTGGPDDRRSSETPSVFDLPLSRLSLGQPLHWLALGWRDFRRAPSIGLFYGFCFMAMGWALLETYQRSPAWILWLSAGFLLLGPLLCMGLYQVSLRLERGQPIDLADSLTAWRTRTGQLAIFGFALLILEMLWGRAALVVFAVSFDGMPDIGGSLLKLLDPENLGFILTYLSVGAVFAGLIFSISVISIPMILDEQVDAITAALTSLRLCLSQPGVMLLWGALISILILLAMLPGFAGLLVVGPVLGHASWHAYRAALARD comes from the coding sequence ATGGCGGACACAGGTGGACCCGATGACCGACGCAGCAGCGAGACCCCCTCGGTCTTCGACCTGCCACTCAGCCGGCTGAGCCTTGGCCAGCCCCTGCACTGGCTGGCGCTCGGCTGGCGGGACTTCCGGCGCGCGCCTTCCATTGGCTTGTTCTACGGCTTCTGCTTCATGGCCATGGGCTGGGCCCTGCTGGAAACCTACCAGCGCTCGCCGGCCTGGATCCTGTGGCTGTCGGCCGGCTTTCTGCTGCTCGGTCCCTTGCTGTGCATGGGCCTGTACCAGGTCAGCTTGCGCCTGGAGCGCGGCCAGCCCATCGACCTGGCCGACTCGCTGACCGCCTGGCGCACCCGCACCGGCCAGTTGGCCATCTTCGGCTTCGCCCTGCTGATCCTGGAGATGCTGTGGGGTCGCGCGGCCCTGGTGGTGTTCGCGGTCAGCTTCGACGGCATGCCCGACATCGGCGGCTCCCTGCTCAAGCTGCTGGACCCGGAGAACCTGGGCTTCATCCTCACCTACCTCAGCGTCGGCGCCGTGTTCGCCGGCCTCATCTTCTCGATCAGCGTGATCTCGATCCCGATGATCCTGGACGAGCAGGTCGATGCGATCACCGCCGCCCTGACCAGCCTGCGCCTGTGCCTCAGCCAGCCGGGCGTGATGCTGCTGTGGGGCGCCCTGATCAGCATCCTGATCCTGCTGGCCATGCTGCCGGGATTCGCCGGCCTGCTGGTGGTCGGGCCGGTGCTGGGTCATGCCAGCTGGCATGCCTACCGCGCCGCCCTGGCAAGAGATTGA
- a CDS encoding DMT family transporter, translating to MKLTPRLALLLTLPPLLWAGNAVVGRHMASQIPPLLLNGLRWALAALLLLLVSASARSVMSKPAPLWQRWRHLALLGFLGMGCYNALQYQALRSSTALNVTLIAASMPLWMLSVGALFYRVMPTRRQLAGALLSLVGVALVLARGSWAALLQVHFVAGDLLMLLAVFSWSVYSWLLARPPESMRDETTGRWDWAALLMAQMAFGAPIALAMAGLEQSYSEQATHLGPGLAWVLLYVAIGPSLIAYRCWGLGVSLAGPALAAFFVNLTPLFAALMSATLLGEGPAWYHGAAFALIAGGILVSAGRRQA from the coding sequence ATGAAGCTGACTCCCCGACTGGCCCTGCTGCTGACCCTGCCGCCGCTGCTGTGGGCCGGCAATGCCGTGGTCGGCCGCCACATGGCCAGCCAGATTCCGCCGCTGCTGCTCAACGGCCTGCGCTGGGCGCTCGCGGCCCTGCTGCTGCTGCTGGTCTCGGCGAGTGCCCGATCCGTGATGAGCAAACCGGCGCCGCTGTGGCAGCGCTGGCGCCACCTGGCCTTGCTCGGCTTTCTCGGCATGGGTTGCTACAACGCCCTGCAGTACCAGGCACTGCGCAGCTCGACGGCGCTGAACGTCACCCTGATCGCGGCCAGCATGCCGCTGTGGATGCTCTCGGTCGGCGCCCTGTTCTACCGGGTGATGCCTACGCGCCGCCAGCTGGCGGGAGCCCTGCTCTCGCTGGTCGGCGTGGCCCTGGTGCTGGCGCGCGGCTCCTGGGCCGCGCTGCTGCAGGTGCACTTCGTGGCCGGCGACCTCTTGATGCTGCTGGCCGTGTTCAGCTGGTCGGTCTACAGCTGGCTGCTGGCCCGACCTCCCGAAAGCATGCGGGACGAGACCACCGGCCGCTGGGACTGGGCCGCCCTGTTGATGGCCCAGATGGCCTTCGGTGCGCCCATCGCCCTGGCCATGGCTGGCCTGGAACAAAGCTACAGCGAACAGGCCACCCACTTAGGGCCAGGTCTTGCCTGGGTGCTGCTCTACGTGGCAATAGGCCCTTCGCTGATCGCCTACCGCTGCTGGGGCCTGGGCGTGTCGCTGGCCGGTCCGGCCCTGGCGGCCTTCTTCGTCAACCTGACGCCCCTGTTCGCGGCCCTGATGTCGGCCACGCTGCTGGGCGAAGGGCCGGCCTGGTACCACGGCGCGGCCTTTGCGCTGATTGCCGGCGGGATTCTGGTCTCCGCCGGGCGCCGTCAGGCCTGA
- a CDS encoding DUF1269 domain-containing protein, whose amino-acid sequence MRKRIYWLLPDLDAARKTMNELLLARISERHIHFVATDGADMEGLHAANILQTSDLVEAAQTGLLVGAGLGAAGGVVAAYVLTGTGAAPQAVVIALAGLGAILGTWSSSMIGSSTPSRRLKRFEKPIADGQYLLMVDVPRTRVTEIEELLERTHPEAHFEGLEPNVPAFP is encoded by the coding sequence ATGCGCAAACGCATCTACTGGTTGCTGCCCGATCTGGACGCAGCTCGCAAGACGATGAACGAGCTGCTGCTGGCCCGGATCTCGGAGCGACACATTCACTTCGTCGCCACCGACGGGGCCGACATGGAAGGCCTGCATGCCGCCAACATCCTGCAGACCTCCGACCTGGTCGAGGCAGCGCAGACCGGCCTGCTGGTCGGCGCCGGCCTCGGTGCCGCGGGCGGTGTGGTCGCTGCCTATGTGCTGACCGGCACCGGCGCTGCGCCGCAGGCCGTGGTGATCGCCCTGGCCGGCCTCGGCGCCATCCTGGGCACCTGGTCGTCCAGCATGATTGGCAGCTCGACCCCGAGCCGCCGCCTGAAGCGCTTCGAGAAGCCGATTGCCGACGGCCAGTACCTGCTGATGGTCGACGTGCCGCGCACCCGCGTCACCGAGATCGAGGAGCTGCTGGAGCGCACCCATCCGGAGGCGCATTTCGAGGGCCTGGAGCCCAACGTACCGGCCTTCCCGTGA
- the ileS gene encoding isoleucine--tRNA ligase → MTDAAKPDYRSTLNLPDTPFPMRGDLPKREPGWVKQWEEQGTYQRLRDARVGRPKFVLHDGPPYANGQIHIGHAANKILKDMIVKARQLEGLDAAYIPGWDCHGLPIENQIEKTHGRGLPRDEVQAKSRAYAGEQIDAQREDFKRLGVLGEWANPYRTMDFKNEAGEIRVLKRLFERGFVYRGLKPVYWCFDCGSSLAEFEIEYADKQSPAVDVAFLSAEPEKLAAAFGLSSLSKEAFTVIWTTTPWTIPSNQALNLNPELSYALVDTPRGIFMVAEALVEKCLARWKLEGTVLATTVGKNLAMLKFKHPLAHVDAGFDRESPVYLADYATAEDGTGVVHSAPAYGLDDFQSCVSHGMAFEDILNPVQGNGAYEAELPLFGGQHIWKANPVIAEALQNANRLLSHVKITHSYPHCWRHKTPVIYRAAAQWFVRMDEGDGLFTQDKAEKSLRQTALEAIAATGFYPESGRARLRDMIAGRPDWCISRQRSWGVPLPIFLHKDSGLPHPQTLEFIERAAQLVEAGGVEAWAKLNPADWLGAEAEQYSKGSDILDVWFDSGSTFQHVLKGSHAGAAHAEGPEADLYLEGHDQHRGWFHSSLLIACALYGRAPYKGLLTHGFVVDGQGRKMSKSVGNVVAPQAVSDKMGAEILRLWTAATDYSGDLGIDDKILARVVDGYRRIRNTLRFLLANVADFDAKHDAVPLEQMLEVDRYALARAAEFQAEVLSHYERYEFHPVVAKLQVYCSEDLGAFYLDVLKDRLYTTAPKSLARRSAQTALWQITHAMLRWMAPFLSFTAEEAWQVFDGDHAGKSIFTETYWQFGGAADDTAQIAKWARIREIREAVNKAIEAVRTTGAVGSSLQAEVALGLNAQDLALLQSLGDDLRFVLITSAASIAAAEELSVTVTPSAQPKCERCWHYRADVGANATHPTLCGRCDSNLYGAGEGRSIA, encoded by the coding sequence ATGACCGACGCCGCCAAGCCCGACTACCGTTCGACCCTGAACCTGCCCGACACGCCTTTCCCCATGCGCGGCGACCTGCCCAAGCGCGAGCCGGGCTGGGTCAAGCAGTGGGAAGAGCAAGGCACCTACCAGCGCCTGCGCGATGCCCGCGTCGGTCGCCCGAAGTTCGTGCTGCACGATGGCCCGCCGTACGCGAATGGCCAGATCCACATCGGCCATGCCGCCAACAAGATCCTCAAGGACATGATCGTCAAGGCCCGCCAGCTGGAAGGCCTTGATGCGGCCTACATCCCGGGCTGGGACTGCCATGGCCTGCCGATCGAGAACCAGATCGAAAAGACCCACGGCCGCGGCCTGCCGCGCGACGAGGTGCAGGCCAAGAGCCGCGCCTATGCCGGCGAGCAGATCGACGCACAGCGTGAGGACTTCAAGCGCCTCGGGGTGCTGGGCGAATGGGCGAATCCCTATCGCACCATGGACTTCAAGAACGAGGCCGGCGAGATCCGCGTCCTGAAGCGCCTGTTCGAGCGCGGCTTCGTCTACCGCGGCCTGAAGCCGGTCTACTGGTGCTTCGACTGCGGCTCTTCGCTGGCCGAGTTCGAGATCGAGTACGCCGACAAGCAGTCGCCCGCCGTCGACGTGGCCTTCCTGAGCGCCGAGCCCGAGAAACTGGCTGCGGCCTTCGGCTTGAGCTCGCTGTCCAAGGAAGCCTTCACGGTCATCTGGACGACGACGCCCTGGACCATCCCGTCCAACCAGGCGCTGAACCTGAACCCCGAGCTGAGCTACGCGCTGGTGGACACGCCGCGCGGCATCTTCATGGTGGCCGAGGCCCTGGTCGAGAAATGCCTGGCACGCTGGAAGCTGGAGGGCACGGTGCTGGCCACCACCGTCGGCAAGAACCTGGCGATGCTGAAGTTCAAGCATCCGCTGGCCCATGTGGATGCCGGCTTTGACCGCGAAAGCCCGGTCTACCTGGCCGACTACGCCACGGCGGAAGACGGCACCGGCGTGGTCCACTCCGCGCCCGCCTATGGCCTGGACGACTTCCAGAGCTGCGTCTCGCATGGCATGGCCTTCGAGGACATCCTGAACCCGGTGCAGGGCAATGGCGCCTACGAGGCCGAGCTGCCGCTGTTCGGTGGTCAGCACATCTGGAAGGCCAATCCGGTGATCGCCGAGGCCCTGCAGAACGCCAACCGCCTGCTCTCCCACGTCAAGATCACGCACAGCTACCCGCATTGCTGGCGCCACAAGACGCCGGTGATCTACCGCGCCGCCGCGCAGTGGTTCGTCCGCATGGACGAAGGCGATGGCCTGTTCACCCAGGACAAGGCCGAGAAGAGCCTGCGCCAGACCGCGCTGGAAGCCATAGCCGCCACCGGCTTCTATCCCGAGAGCGGCCGAGCTAGGTTGCGCGACATGATCGCCGGCCGGCCCGACTGGTGCATCTCGCGCCAGCGCTCCTGGGGCGTGCCCCTGCCCATCTTCCTGCACAAGGACAGCGGCCTGCCGCATCCGCAGACGCTGGAGTTCATCGAACGCGCCGCGCAGCTGGTGGAAGCCGGCGGCGTGGAAGCCTGGGCCAAGCTGAACCCGGCCGACTGGCTGGGCGCTGAGGCCGAGCAGTACAGCAAGGGCTCGGACATCCTGGACGTGTGGTTCGACTCGGGCTCGACCTTCCAGCATGTGCTGAAGGGCAGCCATGCCGGCGCCGCGCATGCGGAAGGCCCGGAAGCGGATCTGTACCTGGAAGGCCATGACCAGCACCGCGGCTGGTTCCACTCCTCGCTCCTGATCGCCTGCGCCCTCTACGGCCGCGCGCCGTACAAGGGCCTGCTCACGCACGGCTTCGTCGTAGACGGCCAGGGCCGCAAGATGAGCAAGTCGGTCGGCAACGTCGTCGCACCGCAGGCGGTGAGCGACAAGATGGGCGCCGAGATCCTGCGCCTGTGGACCGCGGCGACCGACTACTCGGGCGACCTGGGCATAGACGACAAGATCCTGGCCCGCGTGGTGGACGGCTACCGCCGCATCCGCAACACCTTGCGCTTCCTGCTTGCCAATGTGGCGGACTTCGATGCCAAGCACGACGCCGTGCCGCTGGAGCAGATGCTGGAGGTGGACCGCTACGCCCTGGCCCGCGCCGCCGAGTTCCAGGCCGAGGTGCTCTCGCACTACGAGCGCTACGAGTTCCACCCGGTGGTGGCCAAGCTGCAGGTCTATTGCTCGGAAGACCTGGGTGCCTTCTACCTGGACGTCCTGAAGGACCGCCTCTACACGACGGCCCCCAAGAGCCTGGCTCGCCGCTCGGCCCAGACCGCGCTGTGGCAGATCACGCACGCCATGCTGCGCTGGATGGCGCCCTTCCTCAGCTTCACGGCCGAGGAAGCCTGGCAGGTGTTCGATGGCGACCACGCCGGCAAGAGCATCTTCACGGAGACCTACTGGCAGTTCGGCGGCGCAGCCGATGACACTGCGCAGATCGCCAAGTGGGCGCGCATCCGCGAGATCCGCGAGGCGGTCAACAAGGCCATCGAGGCCGTGCGCACGACAGGCGCCGTCGGCTCATCGCTGCAAGCCGAAGTGGCGCTTGGCCTGAACGCGCAAGACCTGGCCCTCTTGCAGAGCCTGGGCGACGACCTGCGCTTCGTGCTGATCACCTCGGCAGCATCGATTGCCGCAGCCGAGGAGCTGAGCGTGACGGTGACGCCCTCGGCCCAGCCGAAGTGCGAGCGCTGCTGGCACTACCGCGCCGACGTGGGCGCCAATGCCACCCACCCGACCCTCTGCGGCCGTTGCGACAGCAACTTGTACGGTGCCGGCGAAGGCCGCAGCATCGCCTGA